A single Cryptosporangium aurantiacum DNA region contains:
- a CDS encoding MarC family protein, producing the protein MSFDHEALVLFLALFALYSPVAALSSYLPIVRPYTHSQQLRLAVGLVVNVVVFVLLAIWVGEPLLELLGISTAALTATGGIALIFAAVPLMRGTGGVAPPPSDDADAEPASEAAAARSVLFTPITFPLTVGGTTFAFGVAASADVGGVTGRLWLSVAALAYAVVTGVTLYLSGHVERRISSAAAAILDRVAGILLTSIAVVLLTNGFTDLVVARLDRG; encoded by the coding sequence CAGCCCGGTCGCAGCGCTCTCGTCGTACCTGCCGATCGTCCGCCCGTACACGCACTCCCAACAGCTGCGCCTGGCCGTCGGGCTGGTCGTCAACGTCGTGGTGTTCGTCCTGCTCGCGATCTGGGTCGGCGAACCGCTGCTGGAGCTCCTCGGCATCAGCACCGCCGCTCTCACCGCGACCGGCGGTATCGCCCTGATCTTCGCGGCGGTCCCGCTCATGCGCGGCACCGGCGGAGTCGCACCACCGCCCTCCGACGACGCCGACGCCGAGCCCGCGTCGGAGGCGGCTGCGGCACGGTCCGTGCTGTTCACGCCGATCACGTTCCCGCTGACCGTCGGCGGTACCACGTTCGCGTTCGGCGTCGCGGCGTCCGCGGACGTGGGCGGCGTCACCGGCAGGCTGTGGCTCTCGGTGGCCGCGCTGGCCTATGCGGTGGTCACCGGCGTGACCCTGTACCTGTCGGGCCACGTCGAGCGGCGGATCTCGTCCGCGGCGGCCGCGATTCTCGATCGGGTCGCCGGCATCCTGCTCACGAGCATCGCGGTCGTCCTGCTCACGAACGGCTTCACCGACCTCGTCGTGGCCAGGCTGGACCGCGGCTGA